Genomic segment of Labrus mixtus chromosome 1, fLabMix1.1, whole genome shotgun sequence:
CTCTCAGGGACACTACAGTACAAATGAGGCCTCATGCTCTCTGGGTGAAGGACAGTCCCAGCGGTGACTCTGCGGCCTGTCTTTGCAGGCTGATAAAGAACAGCGTGTCACTTACAGTTTATTCAATTCTTTGCAGTGTAACTTTTTATCGTTAAATTTGGTCCGATGGAAACTCCAGTGAGGAAAACTACAAACCAAAAAGTGTTTTAACACCTCTGGCCCCCTGTGTTCAGTTTGACTCGTTAAATGGCACACTATTTATATCTCCATGATGGCGCTCGCAGTGAGCGTATAGGCGTGAGTCAGCTGTTGGCCGAGGTGAAGGTggtgttgttggtgtgtgtgtgtgtgtgtgtgtgtgtgtgtgtgtgtgtgtgtgtgtccctctttATACTCACAGCAGGGTGAAGAACTTGAGCAGCTGGTACTCCATCTGGCCCAGCTCTGTCACCGGCTCTGATAAAAgacctctgtctgtctgcagagatcgctctgtaacacacacacacacacacacacacacacacacacacacacacacacacacacacacacacacacacacacacacacacacacacacacacacacacacacacacacacacacacacacacacacacatgcacacactttaaCATAAAACCATCAACAGGACTTGACTACATTATAAACCCATCAGGCCTCTCAGGTCATCAGGTGGAGGTCTTCTGGCTCTTTTGACAGCAAACATAAAAGTCACCTTTTCTCACAGGTTTATGCTTAATGACTGTATGTccatttcagtgtgtgtgccggtgtgtgtgtgtgtgtgtgtgtgtgtgtaaatggtaGTTCTTGTTTCTTGTATAGATGGTTACATGTGCAGCTTTGTAAAAGGAATGAGTTTTAATTCAGCGCGATTCAGACGGCCATTACAAGGCGTGTTATACACGTCCCTGTGACGttttgccttcaatctgaaGCCCTTTTAAGACGGCTTAAGTGCCACAATTAAGTTCTGCTGTCATCAGGTATGTGTACATTCATACTGAggacaggtcagacttgaatcTGGGCCGCCCAATTGGAGAGCTTTTACCTGTGTACATGGGACGCTACCAAACCGATAGGACATCTTCTAAGCAaattttagttttctttttttccctgtctGGATGCTTTTGTTCGAGTGGCTGCATCATTCATGCGTCATTTATGTTCCGTTAGACtaattaaaacattcatttcctGTGTGTAAAGCTTGGAGTTCAGTTATGCAGATCTGTTTGTATCATGAGTAAACTCTATATTCTCTGATTCTTATAAAGAACCTGAAAGCTGACttttatacacacatatacacattatgtatgtatgtgtgtgtgtgtgtgtgtgtgtgtgtaatataaaGCTCCTATAGCACAGGTGATGCCTCAGGTTATACTATTAAATCCACATACATCTTTTAATGACATTACATCCCAGCTCTCCCCTCCACCTGCGAGCTGTGCTGATAAAGTACACAGAAGCTCCTGCTGATCAAACACCCAACATTAACGTGGGATAATATTTAGCGAAGATCTGTCAATATATAAGTGTCCTCAGACAACTCTGACAGCAGACATTGTTTGGTGATAATCTCGACTTAATCTGCATCCGCCCAAAGCGTTTTAATACAAGCCCCCGCATGGTTTAATCTCCATTTGGAGCTTAATGTGTCGTTGCataagagaaatgttgctgTCCAAAAGcaattactctctctctctctctctctcacacacacacacacacacacacacacacacacatgcgcacacacggCCTTCATGAAATGAAAACCTAAAAACACCTATACGAATGCATCCAATTTAACGTTATCTATACATATCATATCTGTCCCTCCCGTTATAAACATGAAATCTTGAAATTAAACTGAATGAACTCTGGAACAAGATGTGACTCAGATTGTTGCCTCGGCTCACTGACTCCATCTTTCATGGAGGTCAAACTGCAATCTGTTTCCTCTTACCAATAAAACTCATGCTGGATTATCATCTTTTAATTTGATTGAATTCAGTATGACTTTTATTGCTCTGCACACAGTGAGACGACTGAACGCTGACTTCCATTCATCTGAACATTTATTGAATAATGTAACTGTGTAACTGCACTGTGTGCTGGCATGAGTATGTTCTTACAATGCTCCAGTTATGTATAAACTTAAACTCTAACAAGAGGTGAAAATGATTGTCGGTTTTTATAATTCATTACCTATCGATATGTTTTCCTTCTCTAAAGTGAAAATGTATAATTGCAACCTCAGTtgtatataaaatgtatatactgtacattttaatgcctttaatggagagataggacagtggaaaagagttggaaatcagagtgagagagagcggggaaagacatgcgggaaaggagccacaggttggattcgaacctgggacgctcacttggaggactacagcctctgtacatggggtgcgctcCTTAACCACTAGGCTTCTGACACCCCCAGACGTccttttacattacattaaacTCACTTATTCACATCTTggtggacaaaaacaaaaactcccgTAGGGATGAATTCTGCTTTAACATGATAAATACCTGCGGCACGCTGATATCCATAAAGTTTAATATTGAAAGAATGAACAATAACTACTAATTAAAGTTATAATATTTCACAGAGAGGTTTTCTGTAACATCTGTGTTATCAGAGTGCCACAGATCTGACCACAGTGAGAACTTCATTCACTCAACAATCTGTGAAGTCAGGACGATCACTTTTAATATGaaactgaaagtgaaagaaCACAACGATGTAAttgattaaagtttttttttttttatcaccttcCAGCAGCTGCTCTGATTTGAAGGGTGCGTCTGTGGGGCTCAGGCTGCTGGTCGAGGTCCCCAGGAGgtcaggaagagaggaggacacagacaCCACCGAGGGTTTTCTTCTCCACTTCAACACTGATGGGAATTCATTAACCACTGGGAACTCGTCTGCAACCGGGAACTCATCCTGTGGCACAGGGGACAGAAGAGAACACGTTCAAAAGATTGTGATCCAGACTGTCGTACAGACTGAGGGAGTGTGAACATCTCAGCTGCAGGCCCACTGGAGGTTGACTCATCTACACCTGCATCTAAAATTGTCtgtgtttctacacagtgttCAGGCTTCTGATGATATCACCGATTACACAACTTTAGCTACATCTGTCGCCCCAAAACTTTCCGGCGTGTagcctttgaaaaaaagaagtctggGATGCGTGTGAACTCAAGTGTGAACACGAGTTGTGAGCAGTAAGACAAGTTCATCAAGTTGAAAAATGTGGAGTTATGCTGATGggaattacatttaaaagagacataaaaaactttttctgtttttttaatccatgaAATCATTCTGTGAATTCTTCCTGTTGGCCTTGGTGGTCCGTGGagctacaattcacttagcagacagcTTCAGCACACTGATgcatttggttaaaaaaaatattaatttcaaGTGATCTATTTGAACAACATTAGTCATTCTTGTTAAAGGGCCTTAAGCATGAAGTGGCATTATAAAGGCTTATTATTACAAATGATCTAAATCtctataaatacataaaaacagccAAAGAACTCCAAGGTTGTGAAAGACCCCTTTAGCAGGTGTGTATCCTTTCTATTAGttataaaaggttaaaaatgatataaaaatgtgacaaatgtgTTAAAGGTGAATGAGTAGTGGATAAAAATAAATGGGTTCTAGGTAAGCGGTCAAAAGATGATCTTTCAAAATAGCATGAAGAAGAATCAATTATTAGGTCTAAATGAAGAAACTAGTGGCTATACCTGTTCAATAACTTTCATACTAACTCCTAAGCCCTGAACAAGTTTCCTTAATGGTTCAGTTCATGTCTTGATATGAGTAATAGGTCTACTGATGAATCAGGCGTCCTAATAAAATCCGAGTTTGAGATGAGCAAAACCTCCAAAAAAGCCTTCAGTCAAACACGTCGGCagcatcaacaaacacacatttacgcTTTGAATGCTTCAATCCTCTGTTAAAGTGAGATCAATGACGCACATGTTAATATAACTTAAGAGTTCATTAGTACAAAGGCTGTTCTgtggcacagacacacacacgcacacacacacacacacacacgcacgcacgcgcacacacacgcacacgcacacacacacacgcacacacacacacacacacacaaggtgacttcacagagctctttGATAGCATCGTGCAGTGTCGGGGGATAATTCAGTGTCAGGCTGCAGCTGAATGATCGATTGATCACGTCTGTGTAATAAAGTGGGTCAGACTCCAGGTCAGGGGTAATCTGTAAGTGAGAGTTATCAGACGCCTTCAGGAAACATTAAAGTCATTTGGACACCTGTGAACTACCAGACGTTGTTCTATAATTTGATGACAGTTTATAAAAGACGCGTTGCTGCTTACCAAGGATAAGGTCGGCTCCTCCATGAACTGCTTCAAGCTCAGACTCTTCCCATTGACctggagaggaaaagaaaaacaacttctggactgacatttacaacaaacagtaaattacacatagcattcatgcatgtgtgtgtgtgtgtgtgtgtcctctgacCTGTAGGTGTGTGCAGATCCTTCGAAGGACGTCATACACACTGTCTCTtgacagcagagacacaaatacatactgaggaaatgagaaaaaaagaggaataggGATGTGACAAAGCCTTGTTTGTGTTCTGATTGCGTTTATGAACCAAGGTCCTTTAGACGACACTTTCAAATGTTCACAGCGTACAGTTTCAGCTCAACCTCAAAAGTCATCTAGTGTACAGCATGAACAAAAAGAATACACACATTTCTTGATGAAGGACCAGGAAGAAAAAACTTTATACTTTTCTCAACTCAGTAACATCTGAACCTCGACCTGTTTATCTGTACTATCAGCATttgagatttgatttgatttgtttattttcgaACATGTAACATAAGACAAAggtgaacatgaaaaaaaaaaaacagacagaaaatgaataataattacaaacagtggaaagtataatacagaaaaaaaaaaaaaaaatttggacACTAAGCTTTTTTAAGTTACATGTCCGCAAAGGAGTGGGAAGAAGTAAACACTTATTGAATCCCACCCCCTCTCCATATATTTAGCTAGCTTGTATTATTTTTGTCAATTATgactataatataatatgatttttttttttatagtttatgTGTCTTTTCAATgtaaagttataaataaatatatacatgaaCTACATATtctaaataatacaataacaataacaacagcaacaaaaaggagaaaaagaaaagatcattGCTATTATAACACTCGGCTAATTATTACAGCACATAATCAGAGCATTCAGACACAtaagacaggaagtgatcattTGTATAGTAACGCTACATTCAAAGCCATGTCATCATAATAATTTAACCTAATAGAAAAGGGAGCATAATATTATTTGAGCAGACAACATTTTAAGCTCTAATCTGGGACACAAAGAGGATATTTTCTAATCACATTTTATTCTTGTTTATTCTGACTTGATACACTATGATTGACAGGTTGATGACAGCTTACCAAAATATCCCTCTGACCTGGAAAACAacgactgatttttttttagaaagactttgaaatgtatttgtcgGTATCTGTGTTATTGAGTGAGTCGACCTTTTATCAGTTGTTTCTGTTCGCGTCGGCCCGTTTACAGTCCTGTTGTCTCTCTGCTGAAGGTCATGTTTGTGAAGAGCTGAACAATTACAATTGAAGCTGTTGATGGCGTTCTTGTGACAGAGACTCGCCGTTAACCTTGAACCACATAAACGGAAGAACTAAGCTCTGTTTAGCAGTATAGCCGTATTATTCATAgccatgtatgtgtgtgcgtggttACATAATGCACATTACACAATGTTGCAGACGTGCTGCATGAGGTGAAAGATATTTGTCCTTGAGCTGTTCGAGACATACTGCTCGTATGCTTTGACAAAGGTGAGGATTTAGTTGTGTACTTCAGAAATATTACAAGCTAAGACAAATTGTTTTAGATAGATGgaatgtaaacatttatttaacactgGCGGGGTCGTGCGCTGAGCCGCCGACTTAACATGAGACCTTCAATAGGGAGAGATATTAGAGGCATGCCGCTATTTGACGGTGACGACAGACACTGAGATGTTATCTGGTGTACATGCAACAGACCTTAGACTGACGCTGTGCAGATACTCAacgttttatttattgtcagcttgaaaaaaaaaaaagatagctCGGGCACTCTGCTTTTGGATAATCAAGGTCATAGATAAATGAGGTTTGTTTGACAACGTTTGAGTACACAGAAATGAGTCTAGTGTTTAGTGTGTGGGACTGTGAATGTATAAGAAGcactttttttatctttaacattttaaatgttgtcctCCAGAGTTTGATAGTTGTGTAGCCATGCTGGTGGTGCAGCTGTTAAGATGTTCTTATTTGTGTGTTGGTTGGTTGATCCGCTCACCACTCTGCTCCAGACAAAAAACATCAATGGCCTTGCATGGACTGATGTGAAATTTGGACAGACCATAATGTTCTGAAAAGGAGGAATGGTGATGAACCAACATTTCCTCTATAATGTTGACTCTATTTAAGTGAGATgactttacagctgcaggtaTTAGAGTTTCCTAAAGGAGGGATTTTAGTGATGCTGTGACTCTTTATGATGCATGAATTGTCATTagccatttttttaattaaatttacGACTTTCCTATTTATCAAAACTGTACAGATTGAAGTATGATGAAATGCTAATTACCCAATATTGTTATGTTAGCAGGCTAAACTTTGTTGGTAAGCCAGACGAAATGTCCTGTTAAACGTCAGCATGTTGACATCAAAACAATAGCATGCACCTCAAAATGCGTCTGTACCTTGGCAAAGCATGACAGGGTGGTTTGCATGGCGACAAACTCTGGCTTAAATCAGTCATCTTTGCACTCATTACGCTAGTTTAATTCCCTGACTTTTGTCATTTGGACTCCAAATCGTGAAttgctctctcttttctcttctgtatTTTTAGAAGAGTGACAGGCTCTTAAAATGTTAGCACGTTCTATTATTAGCTGGTATGTTATCACCCGTCATGTGTTGTATGAGGCAGAACAGAAACTTTTAAGCTCATCATGTCTTTGAAAAAGCCCCATTGAAGACAGGCCCGAGCCTGATGTGACAGAGAGTTGAAAAGCCCTTCTGAACGTTGCCTTAATGGCTCTCTCGCTCCATCAGACTGGGACTCCGCTCTGCTGCTATCTATAGCATGGTGTTGGCTTTTTCCATCACACCTCCCCTTGAAACGACATCCCTGCTGTGCTAATCAGAATAAGTATTTTAATTCAAAGCGACTGTGATGGAAGTGTTTACCTTCTGGCCAGTGTCTGTGGTGATAGCCAAGCCATTGGGCACGAGGCCCGCTGTTTTGTGCTTCTTCACCAGCCTCACAGAAACGACAGGGATAGCCACCTACCCAGAGGGAAAAGGGCACCAGATAACATTTAGAAGGGGAACGGTTGAGTAAAAATTAAAGGCATTGAGTATAGCAGGAAAGTCAAATGTTCCCAGGAAAATCCCCAGGATAGAACATGCAGTTGACACGAAACGTGTCTTATTTCGGTCAGAATGTGAAGAATGCAGGCTGAATAAGTAGCTTATTGTCAATTAGATATCAGGAGAGGTTTGGTTTCAGGGAAATGAAGGAAAAGGAACAATGCACAGCTTCAAAGAGAAAGTCACAAAACTGTTTAAGGTTAAAAGGGTCAGTACCTGTTCTTGGTACATACTTTCACAGCGCACACATGTGATCAAAGACATTTTCTCAGTACAATAATTAAAGCTGTGACTCTGGAAGTCACTCCATCATCTCGACAAACTCACAATGGCAGAAATGATCGAGTTGTCCGCCCCGCTCGTCACACTGTGACTTGAAGTCACACCGTTCCATTTCTGACAGTCACTTTTAGTTTGCTaagctgtctgtctgcattcaTACCTTAATGTCTTTGCCAAAAAGGTTGGCATAGAAACACAGCCAGTTTCTGGAAATGTAGAGCCGACCTTGTAGAAGGATATCTCTGAGGAGAGCACAGGAGTACACTGacaacagaagaaacaaaaagaatgtCTGTTACcattcaaacactgacaaaacaaaaaaaagaaaaacatgcaggatTATcagcacattttcacacagccccctcctgctgcctctctggTACTCCTTTCAAACCGAGAGAAGTTTTCATCATTCCTGAAGTTACACTTCATCACTCTTACTTTATAGGGTGCACATAGGGACAAGGTGTATAGTAAACCAGGTGAAACTGTGCAAACAAAGAGGGTGAGACACAGCAGGATAAGTTTAATTGTTTTGAGATTAAGCAGATATCAGAACTGAAGCAGGAAGAATCAAAGTTGGAC
This window contains:
- the gramd2aa gene encoding GRAM domain-containing protein 2A isoform X5, encoding MGCTIYAASPKALPADEAPGQDRYYQLSHNRLPHGNCSQRIAASRARARSMTEQQEQSEETGLISTQDLEPSKEDDTHGQFRFHLIEDLSYEDVKKCYRGSTVSKYNSQYHKLFQCVPKDEILMKVYSCALLRDILLQGRLYISRNWLCFYANLFGKDIKVAIPVVSVRLVKKHKTAGLVPNGLAITTDTGQKYVFVSLLSRDSVYDVLRRICTHLQVNGKSLSLKQFMEEPTLSLDEFPVADEFPVVNEFPSVLKWRRKPSVVSVSSSLPDLLGTSTSSLSPTDAPFKSEQLLEERSLQTDRGLLSEPVTELGQMEYQLLKFFTLLIILLILSSCYLAFRVCSLEQQLSFLSNPTLPLRER
- the gramd2aa gene encoding GRAM domain-containing protein 2A isoform X3, whose amino-acid sequence is MTEQQEQSEETGLISTQDLEPSKEDDTHGQFRFHLIEDLSYEDVKKCYRGSCVSCSSLLQALDVRECVCVYGANVLSLVQSSRPLRERVVSAASGAGVAAGGGGGGVGGGAGAVGAVQAGRSAKELLMTLPCPSAQTVSKYNSQYHKLFQCVPKDEILMKVYSCALLRDILLQGRLYISRNWLCFYANLFGKDIKVAIPVVSVRLVKKHKTAGLVPNGLAITTDTGQKYVFVSLLSRDSVYDVLRRICTHLQVNGKSLSLKQFMEEPTLSLDEFPVADEFPVVNEFPSVLKWRRKPSVVSVSSSLPDLLGTSTSSLSPTDAPFKSEQLLEERSLQTDRGLLSEPVTELGQMEYQLLKFFTLLIILLILSSCYLAFRVCSLEQQLSFLSNPTLPLRER
- the gramd2aa gene encoding GRAM domain-containing protein 2A isoform X4, which gives rise to MESESRFHLIEDLSYEDVKKCYRGSCVSCSSLLQALDVRECVCVYGANVLSLVQSSRPLRERVVSAASGAGVAAGGGGGGVGGGAGAVGAVQAGRSAKELLMTLPCPSAQTVSKYNSQYHKLFQCVPKDEILMKVYSCALLRDILLQGRLYISRNWLCFYANLFGKDIKVAIPVVSVRLVKKHKTAGLVPNGLAITTDTGQKYVFVSLLSRDSVYDVLRRICTHLQVNGKSLSLKQFMEEPTLSLDEFPVADEFPVVNEFPSVLKWRRKPSVVSVSSSLPDLLGTSTSSLSPTDAPFKSEQLLEERSLQTDRGLLSEPVTELGQMEYQLLKFFTLLIILLILSSCYLAFRVCSLEQQLSFLSNPTLPLRER